The Accipiter gentilis chromosome 7, bAccGen1.1, whole genome shotgun sequence genome includes a region encoding these proteins:
- the HORMAD2 gene encoding HORMA domain-containing protein 2 isoform X1: MATHQLLQTRQKKKSSTESVLFPDKVATEQQSVALVKRLLAISVSCITYMRGLFPESSYGTRWLDDLCLKILREDKSCLGSLQIVKWIQGCFDALERQYLHIAVLAIYTNPKEPETVTELYQFKFKYKKEVPQMDIISNQMNFVNGVCSKDVKQASRLLIRKLYLLMQNLGPLPNDITLTMKLLYYNDVTPRDYQPPGFKEDGRPGDLFFDGDPVNLKVGSVSTGFHLMKVRVTTEKKRMGTVESNLLQKNGPTEISHQGLDCDEEEEEGSTKNHPLPVRADSSEHGKDKSDPHPGWKMEASSFYLQDTGGKKKTGINEMVRMPCSRASQQISCLNLAFSQEEVIGPKKKRKVSEPEKLLLEGRK; this comes from the exons ATGGCTACTCATCAGCTTTTACAAACTAGGCAAAAGAAAAAGTCCTCTACG GAATCAGTGTTATTCCCTGACAAAGTTGCTACGGAGCAGCAGTCTGTGGCGCTGGTGAAAAGACTTCTGGCCATCTCTGTATCCTGTATAACATACATGAGAGGGCTGTTCCCAGAGAGCTCTTACGGAACTCGCTGGTTAGATG ACCTCTGTCTAAAAATTCTCCGAGAAGATAAAAGCTGTCTGGGATCATTGCAGATAGTCAAGTG GATTCAAGGTTGTTTTGATGCTTTGGAGAGACAGTAT TTACACATTGCTGTCCTCGCA ATTTACACGAATCCCAAGGAACCGGAG ACAGTGACTGAACTGTATCAATTCAAATTCAAGTACAAAAAGGAGGTGCCCCAGATGGACATCATCAG CAACCAAATGAACTTTGTGAATGGGGTGTGCAGCAAGGATGTTAAACAGGCCAGCAGGCTCCTGATCCGTAAACTGTACCTGTTAATGCAAAACCTTGGACCGCTTCCCAATGACATTACCCTGACCATGAAACTCCTCTACTACAATGATG TAACTCCCAGAGATTACCAGCCTCCTGGCTTTAAGGAAGATGGCAGGCCTGGTGACCTGTTTTTTGATGGCGATCCTGTCAACCTGAAAGTAGGGTCAGTCTCCACTGGCTTCCACCTCATGAAAGTGAGAGtgacaactgaaaagaaaagaatgggaaCAGTTGAAAGCAACCTGCTCCAGAAGAATGGCCCTACAGAGATCTCGCATCAAGGGTTAGactgtgatgaagaggaagaagagggcagTACAAAG AATCACCCTCTCCCTGTCAGAGCAGATTCAAGTGAGCATGGAAAGGACAAAAGTGATCCCCACCCAGGCTGGAAAATGGAAGCATCTTCTTTTTACCTTCAAGATACAG GTGGAAAGAAGAAGACAGGAATAAATGAGATGGTCAGGATGCCTTGCTCAAGGGCATCTCAGCAG
- the HORMAD2 gene encoding HORMA domain-containing protein 2 isoform X2, with translation MATHQLLQTRQKKKSSTESVLFPDKVATEQQSVALVKRLLAISVSCITYMRGLFPESSYGTRWLDDLCLKILREDKSCLGSLQIVKWIQGCFDALERQYLHIAVLAIYTNPKEPETVTELYQFKFKYKKEVPQMDIISNQMNFVNGVCSKDVKQASRLLIRKLYLLMQNLGPLPNDITLTMKLLYYNDVTPRDYQPPGFKEDGRPGDLFFDGDPVNLKVGSVSTGFHLMKVRVTTEKKRMGTVESNLLQKNGPTEISHQGLDCDEEEEEGSTKNHPLPVRADSSEHGKDKSDPHPGWKMEASSFYLQDTDKLPEPCI, from the exons ATGGCTACTCATCAGCTTTTACAAACTAGGCAAAAGAAAAAGTCCTCTACG GAATCAGTGTTATTCCCTGACAAAGTTGCTACGGAGCAGCAGTCTGTGGCGCTGGTGAAAAGACTTCTGGCCATCTCTGTATCCTGTATAACATACATGAGAGGGCTGTTCCCAGAGAGCTCTTACGGAACTCGCTGGTTAGATG ACCTCTGTCTAAAAATTCTCCGAGAAGATAAAAGCTGTCTGGGATCATTGCAGATAGTCAAGTG GATTCAAGGTTGTTTTGATGCTTTGGAGAGACAGTAT TTACACATTGCTGTCCTCGCA ATTTACACGAATCCCAAGGAACCGGAG ACAGTGACTGAACTGTATCAATTCAAATTCAAGTACAAAAAGGAGGTGCCCCAGATGGACATCATCAG CAACCAAATGAACTTTGTGAATGGGGTGTGCAGCAAGGATGTTAAACAGGCCAGCAGGCTCCTGATCCGTAAACTGTACCTGTTAATGCAAAACCTTGGACCGCTTCCCAATGACATTACCCTGACCATGAAACTCCTCTACTACAATGATG TAACTCCCAGAGATTACCAGCCTCCTGGCTTTAAGGAAGATGGCAGGCCTGGTGACCTGTTTTTTGATGGCGATCCTGTCAACCTGAAAGTAGGGTCAGTCTCCACTGGCTTCCACCTCATGAAAGTGAGAGtgacaactgaaaagaaaagaatgggaaCAGTTGAAAGCAACCTGCTCCAGAAGAATGGCCCTACAGAGATCTCGCATCAAGGGTTAGactgtgatgaagaggaagaagagggcagTACAAAG AATCACCCTCTCCCTGTCAGAGCAGATTCAAGTGAGCATGGAAAGGACAAAAGTGATCCCCACCCAGGCTGGAAAATGGAAGCATCTTCTTTTTACCTTCAAGATACAG